A window of the Thalassophryne amazonica chromosome 11, fThaAma1.1, whole genome shotgun sequence genome harbors these coding sequences:
- the tmsb2 gene encoding thymosin beta-12 — translation MSDKPDMAEIARFDKTKLKKTETKEKNPLPTKETIEQERKGDATP, via the exons ATGTCTGACAAACCTGACATGGCCGAGATTGCCCGTTTTGACAAGACAAAACTGAAGAAGACGGAGACAAAAGAGAAAAACCCTCTGCCTACCAAAGAGA CCATCGAGCAAGAGAGAAAAGGCGACGCCACACCTTGA